A window of the Helianthus annuus cultivar XRQ/B chromosome 4, HanXRQr2.0-SUNRISE, whole genome shotgun sequence genome harbors these coding sequences:
- the LOC110936801 gene encoding importin subunit beta-1, translating into MALEVTQILLSAQSVDGSVRKHAEESLKQFQEQNLSGFLLSLSGELANDEKPVDSRKLAGLILKNALDAKEQHRRYELIQRWLSLDVGVKSQIKSYLLQTLTSTVYEARSTASQVIAKVAGIELPQKQWPELIGSLLSSIHQVPSHVKQATLETLGYLCEEVSPDAVEQDHVNKILTAVVQGMNATEASNDVRLAATRALYNALGFAQANFTNDMERDYIMRVVCEATLSQEVKIRQAAFECLVSISSSYYEKLGPYMQDIFNITAKAVKEDEEPVALQAIEFWSSICDEEIDILEEYGGDFSTAVSDIPCFYFIKQALPALVPMLLETLLKQEEDQDQDEGAWNLAMAGGTCLGLVARTVGNDIVPLVMPFIEENITKPDWRQREGATYAFGSILEGPSPNQLVPLVNVALNFMLTALTKDPNNHVKDTTAWTLGRIFEFLHGSTMETPIITAANCQQIITVLLQSMKDAPNVAEKSCGALYFLAQGFEDMGPSPLTPFFQEIVQSLLTVTHREDAGESRLRTAAYETLNEVVRCSTDETVPMVLQLAPIIMMELHKTLEEQKLSSDEREKQNELQGLLCGCLQVIIQKLASSADATKYAFMQYADQIMNLFLRVFACRSATVHEEAMLAIGALAYATGPDFAKYMPDFYKYLEMGLQNFEEYQVCAVTVGVVGDICRALDEKVLPWCDGIMTQLLKDLSSNQLHRSVKPPIFSCFGDISLAIGENFEKYLMYAMPMLQSAAELSSHTSGADDEMIEYTNLLRNGILEAYSGIFQGFKNSPKTQLLIPYAPHILQFLDLIYMEKDMDEVVMKTAIGVLGDLADTLGSNAGSLIQQSLSSKDFLNECLSSDDHLIKESAEWAKLAISRAISV; encoded by the exons ATGGCATTGGAAGTTACCCAAATTTTGTTAAGTGCACAATCAGTTGATGGATCTGTTCGTAAGCATGCTGAAGAAAGTTTAAAGCAATTTCAGGAGCAAAATCTATCTGGGTTTCTATTATCTCTATCTGGAGAACTTGCTAATGATGAGAAGCCTGTTGATAGTCGTAAACTCGCCGGTTTGATTCTGAAAAATGCATTGGATGCAAAAGAGCAACATAGAAGATACGAGCTAATACAAAGATGGTTATCACTAGACGTTGGTGTTAAGTCACAAATTAAGTCATACTTGTTGCAGACACTCACGTCTACTGTTTACGAGGCACGGTCCACTGCATCTCAGGTTATTGCTAAGGTTGCCGGCATAGAATTGCCACAAAAACAATGGCCTGAGCTTATTGGTTCACTTTTATCAAGTATTCACCAAGTTCCTTCTCATGTCAAGCAAGCTACTTTAGAAACACTTGGTTATTTGTGTGAAGAAGTTTCTCCAGATGCTGTAGAGCAAGATCATGTGAATAAAATACTCACAGCTGTAGTTCAAGGTATGAATGCAACTGAGGCAAGCAATGATGTGAGGCTTGCTGCAACAAGAGCTTTGTATAACGCTCTCGGTTTCGCTCAAGCAAATTTCACTAACGATATGGAGCGTGATTACATTATGAGAGTTGTTTGTGAAGCAACACTTTCGCAAGAAGTAAAAATCCGACAAGCTGCTTTTGAGTGTTTGGTTTCTATTTCATCAAGCTACTATGAGAAGTTGGGTCCGTACATGCAAGACATCTTCAACATTACTGCTAAAGCTGTAAAAGAAGATGAAGAACCAGTAGCTTTACAAGCCATTGAATTTTGGAGCTCAATATGCGACGAAGAAATAGATATATTGGAAGAATATGGTGGTGATTTCAGTACCGCTGTTTCTGATATTCCTTGTTTTTACTTTATAAAACAAGCTCTTCCTGCACTTGTACCCATGCTTCTAGAAACTTTACTGAAGCAAGAAGAAGACCAAGATCAAGACGAGGGTGCGTGGAATTTAGCCATGGCTGGTGGCACGTGTTTAGGTTTGGTGGCTCGAACCGTAGGTAATGATATCGTTCCACTTGTCATGCCGTTTATCGAAGAAAATATAACCAAACCTGATTGGAGGCAAAGAGAAGGTGCTACTTATGCATTTGGTTCCATTCTTGAAGGCCCCTCTCCGAACCAGTTAGTTCCACTCGTAAACGTTGCGCTGAATTTCATGTTGACCGCTTTGACCAAAGATCCCAACAACCATGTTAAAGACACCACTGCTTGGACACTTGGGAGAATATTCGAGTTTCTTCATGGCTCGACTATGGAGACCCCTATAATTACTGCAGCAAATTGCCAACAAATTATTACAGTTCTATTGCAAAGCATGAAGGATGCACCAAATGTGGCTGAGAAATCTTGTGGGGCCCTTTATTTTCTTGCACAAGGTTTCGAGGACATGGGCCCGTCTCCTTTGACTCCGTTTTTTCAGGAAATTGTTCAATCTCTTTTGACAGTTACTCACAGAGAAGATGCTGGAGAGTCTCGATTAAGAACTGCTGCTTATGAAACGTTAAACGAAGTTGTGAGGTGTTCTACTGATGAAACAGTTCCTATGGTGTTACAGTTGGCACCTATTATCATGATGGAACTCCACAAAACACTTGAAGAACAAAAACTTTCCTCTGATGAAAGAGAAAAGCAAAACGAGTTGCAAGGCTTACTGTGTGGGTGCTTGCAGGTGATCATTCAGAAACTTGCATCATCAGCAGATGCAACAAAATACGCTTTCATGCAATATGCAGATCAGATCATGAATCTTTTCCTTAGGGTTTTCGCTTGTCGAAGTGCCACAGTTCATGAAGAAGCCATGCTTGCTATCGGAGCTCTCGCTTATGCAACGGGGCCCGATTTTGCAAAATACATGCCGGATTTCTACAAGTATCTCGAAATGGGTCTTCAAAATTTTGAAGAATATCAAGTGTGTGCGGTTACTGTAGGTGTGGTCGGTGATATTTGTAGGGCACTGGATGAGAAGGTGTTGCCATGGTGTGACGGGATCATGACTCAGCTTCTTAAAGATTTATCAAGCAATCAGTTGCATCGATCTGTCAAGCCTCCGATTTTTTCGTGTTTTGGTGATATCTCACTTGCAATTGGAGAGAATTTTGAAAAGTATTTGATGTATGCTATGCCTATGCTTCAAAGTGCAGCTGAACTGTCTTCACACACTTCTGGTGCTGATGATGAAATGATCGAGTACACCAATCTTTTGAGAAATGGTATTTTGGAGGCTTATTCGGGGATATTTCAGGGTTTCAAGAACTCCCCTAAAACCCAGTTGCTGATTCCGTATGCTCCACATATTCTCCAGTTTCTGGATCTTATTTACATGGAGAAAGACAT GGATGAAGTGGTGATGAAAACTGCAATTGGTGTTCTTGGAGATTTAGCTGATACTCTTGGAAGTAATGCTGGGTCGTTAATTCAACAATCTCTTTCAAGCAAAGATTTTCTGAATGAGTGTTTGTCTTCAGATGATCATTTGATCAAGGAATCTGCTGAGTGGGCCAAGCTGGCCATCAGTCGGGCCATTTCTGTTTAA